The following are from one region of the Paenibacillus sp. JZ16 genome:
- a CDS encoding RNA polymerase sigma-70 factor translates to MLELYEQYKGLLFHLAYQMTGTVSDAEDAVQDVFVKVHSLPLEKLEEPKAYLCKMVTNRCIDEIKSARNRREQYYGPWLPEPIPEAYSESYEAVENHELLSYAMLVLLERLSPSERAVFVLREALGFDYPEIAGLIDKTEANCRKLMSRARGKMGITEDDLIGVGSMAEEWVSRFFTALSEGDAEHVLSLLADDAVLLSDGGGKVIAAARPVESKERVARFLIGILHQAQLEDGVAPEIEVKELNHQTAVIFRQGGSVTGVIFVNIRNGLLQNIYIVRNPDKLEGI, encoded by the coding sequence ATGTTAGAGCTGTATGAGCAGTATAAGGGGCTCCTGTTTCATCTTGCTTATCAAATGACCGGAACGGTGTCGGACGCAGAGGACGCGGTACAGGATGTGTTCGTGAAAGTTCACAGTCTTCCCCTGGAGAAGCTGGAGGAGCCAAAAGCTTATCTGTGCAAAATGGTGACGAATCGCTGCATCGACGAAATCAAGTCAGCTCGAAATCGAAGAGAGCAGTACTACGGGCCCTGGCTTCCGGAACCGATCCCGGAAGCCTATAGCGAGTCCTATGAAGCCGTCGAAAATCATGAACTGCTCTCCTATGCCATGCTGGTTCTGCTGGAGCGGCTGTCTCCTTCGGAGCGGGCCGTGTTTGTTCTGCGGGAAGCGCTTGGATTCGATTATCCGGAAATCGCCGGACTGATCGATAAAACCGAGGCGAACTGCCGCAAGCTTATGAGCAGGGCGAGAGGAAAGATGGGGATCACGGAGGACGATCTGATTGGCGTGGGGTCCATGGCAGAGGAATGGGTGAGCCGGTTCTTCACGGCCCTATCCGAAGGAGATGCCGAACATGTCCTATCCCTGCTAGCGGATGATGCTGTATTGTTGTCCGATGGCGGCGGTAAAGTGATCGCAGCTGCGAGACCGGTCGAGAGCAAGGAGCGGGTTGCCCGTTTCCTCATCGGCATTCTTCACCAAGCGCAGCTGGAGGATGGAGTAGCGCCGGAGATCGAGGTAAAGGAACTGAACCATCAAACCGCTGTTATATTCCGCCAGGGAGGAAGTGTTACCGGCGTTATCTTTGTCAATATTCGGAACGGATTGCTGCAAAATATTTATATTGTGAGGAATCCGGATAAACTTGAGGGGATTTAA
- a CDS encoding NAD(P)/FAD-dependent oxidoreductase, translating to MKDLTCIVVGGGFAGIHALKAIHKACHKGIGGRKLRLILIDMGSAHVRKVLLFRPAVSEEGITVPWEQVMPEGTRFIQGRVIGMDKESKQLTLEDSTGLEHKLEYDVLVVAIGSIVRQAAPEQGGISLTGLEAAERIRERWHANLKLAVKETNAQEKQRLMSAAVAGAGITGIETSAEMVHAMRTEAVNLGLDPKLIRVHLFNSQERLFLEGPAKVAHRLERYLTDLGVVLHHGRRVIKEELGLVHVNDGSPIPVGLTVWTLGLTPNPALLSLGLPVTMDGQIVVDESYRVKDAPGVYGIGDCAHVVDPANGAADRMTCKEAIPQATRLGGIVHADLIDAPAAKHKSVPEGYTVGLGPGHGLVWSRTWGMDIMITGKLAYKVKSFMWNYSSMVR from the coding sequence ATGAAGGATCTAACATGTATTGTCGTTGGTGGAGGCTTTGCAGGTATACATGCTCTAAAAGCGATTCATAAAGCTTGTCATAAAGGAATAGGCGGAAGGAAGCTGCGCCTGATCCTGATCGATATGGGTTCCGCCCATGTGCGGAAAGTGCTGCTGTTCCGTCCTGCAGTGAGTGAGGAGGGGATTACCGTTCCTTGGGAACAGGTCATGCCGGAAGGTACCCGTTTCATACAGGGCAGGGTGATCGGCATGGATAAGGAGAGCAAGCAGCTGACTTTGGAAGACAGCACAGGTCTGGAACATAAGCTGGAATATGATGTCCTTGTGGTGGCCATAGGAAGCATCGTGCGGCAGGCAGCACCGGAACAAGGCGGAATATCGCTGACAGGCTTGGAAGCGGCGGAGCGGATCCGGGAACGGTGGCACGCAAACCTTAAGTTGGCAGTAAAGGAAACGAATGCGCAGGAGAAGCAGCGGCTGATGAGTGCAGCCGTCGCTGGTGCCGGCATAACGGGCATCGAAACGTCAGCCGAGATGGTCCACGCCATGCGGACAGAGGCGGTTAACCTTGGTTTAGATCCGAAGTTAATCCGTGTGCACCTATTCAATTCTCAGGAACGGTTGTTCCTGGAAGGACCTGCGAAGGTGGCGCATCGGCTTGAACGATATCTAACCGATCTTGGCGTAGTCCTTCATCATGGAAGAAGAGTGATCAAAGAGGAGCTGGGGCTGGTTCATGTCAACGATGGATCTCCGATCCCTGTGGGCCTAACGGTATGGACGCTTGGCCTCACTCCTAACCCCGCGCTCCTCAGCCTCGGACTGCCGGTTACGATGGACGGTCAAATCGTTGTAGATGAAAGCTATCGTGTCAAAGATGCCCCGGGAGTATATGGCATCGGCGATTGCGCGCATGTGGTTGATCCCGCTAACGGTGCTGCCGACCGGATGACATGCAAGGAAGCGATCCCCCAAGCGACGCGACTTGGCGGCATTGTGCATGCGGATTTGATCGATGCGCCTGCAGCCAAGCATAAGAGTGTACCGGAGGGTTATACGGTCGGTCTGGGGCCAGGACATGGGTTAGTCTGGTCGCGTACCTGGGGAATGGATATTATGATCACAGGAAAGCTGGCTTACAAGGTCAAATCGTTCATGTGGAATTATTCCAGCATGGTTCGATAA
- a CDS encoding aminotransferase-like domain-containing protein, which produces MELSTLDDKHQGKRTLQQSIYDTIREGIAQGEWKETERIPSVRAMAERLNVHRLTVLKAYQRLLEDGIVEVKYKSGYFVAAKAPATLPELYTSSRSWEYQAKSIYVNRSRLSDIHRHQVDYQMSEALIDPALLPNAFLSNHVKQVFDMYPKVLSTYSSVSGDLELREEMARYFMDKQGISVHPDELLITTGSQQAIDLISRSLVKSGDSVLIERPTYSPAIDVFVQQNVKLLPIEIMPEGYDLEQIECLMRTEKPKLFYMNPTFQNPTGYTVPITQRKALVELAERYQCILVEDEVYHDIYFGDPPPLPFFYYDTEGYVIHIRSFSKYVAPGLRISVLAARPELMNVILPTKALSDNGTPLLTQKIFQHYFFSSRLQEHVAKLRIALELRKDKMEKLLEPTEWRWNSPGGGLNLWIQLPENINVDALLRQCLAESVAFVPGRICDPLDQMDSWIRLSYSYISEVQLEEGIRRLVEISEQVKHGSLA; this is translated from the coding sequence ATGGAATTATCAACGCTGGACGACAAACATCAAGGTAAGCGGACATTGCAGCAGTCGATCTATGACACCATTCGAGAAGGAATTGCTCAGGGAGAGTGGAAGGAGACTGAAAGAATCCCGTCCGTGAGAGCGATGGCCGAGCGTTTGAACGTTCACCGGTTAACGGTGCTGAAGGCTTATCAGCGGCTGCTTGAAGACGGGATCGTGGAAGTGAAATATAAATCAGGATATTTCGTAGCGGCTAAGGCGCCTGCGACATTGCCGGAACTCTATACATCCAGCCGGTCTTGGGAATATCAGGCGAAATCGATATATGTCAATCGCAGCCGCTTGTCCGACATTCACAGACATCAGGTCGATTACCAGATGTCGGAAGCGCTGATTGATCCTGCGCTGCTGCCGAACGCGTTCCTGTCCAATCACGTGAAACAAGTGTTTGACATGTATCCGAAGGTATTAAGCACGTATTCTTCCGTGTCCGGAGATTTGGAGCTGCGCGAGGAGATGGCCCGGTACTTTATGGACAAACAAGGCATATCGGTCCATCCGGATGAGCTGCTCATTACGACGGGATCCCAGCAAGCGATCGACCTGATCTCGCGTTCGCTTGTCAAAAGCGGAGATTCGGTGTTGATTGAGCGGCCGACGTATAGTCCGGCGATCGATGTTTTTGTGCAGCAAAATGTCAAGCTGCTTCCCATTGAGATTATGCCGGAAGGATATGACCTGGAGCAGATTGAATGTCTTATGCGGACGGAGAAGCCGAAGCTGTTCTATATGAACCCGACCTTTCAGAATCCGACAGGCTACACGGTGCCGATTACGCAGCGCAAGGCGCTGGTTGAACTGGCGGAACGATATCAATGCATTCTGGTGGAGGATGAGGTCTATCACGACATTTATTTTGGAGATCCGCCGCCGCTGCCCTTTTTTTATTATGATACCGAGGGCTATGTCATTCACATTCGAAGCTTCAGCAAATATGTGGCCCCTGGCTTGCGGATATCGGTGCTGGCGGCACGTCCGGAGCTGATGAATGTCATCCTGCCGACCAAGGCGCTGTCGGACAACGGGACGCCGCTGCTGACGCAAAAGATTTTCCAGCACTATTTCTTCTCGAGCAGACTTCAGGAGCATGTGGCCAAGCTGCGGATTGCCCTGGAGCTTCGTAAGGATAAGATGGAGAAGCTGCTTGAGCCTACAGAATGGCGATGGAACAGCCCCGGCGGCGGCTTGAATCTATGGATACAGCTGCCGGAAAACATCAACGTGGATGCGTTGTTGCGGCAATGCCTGGCGGAATCCGTAGCTTTTGTGCCGGGGCGTATATGCGACCCGCTGGATCAGATGGATTCGTGGATCAGACTCAGCTACTCCTATATCAGCGAAGTTCAGCTGGAAGAGGGAATTCGTCGTCTCGTCGAGATTTCGGAGCAGGTGAAGCATGGCTCGTTGGCATGA
- a CDS encoding DMT family transporter yields the protein MIIFNYLLMCAIFSTTFLAIKIGVEAGLPPFLSAGLRFLLAGAIIFLWMVLQRKVKPSLLLHKEFLLIGMTSTFLTFATLYWAEQHVSSGIAAILSATGPMMILMIQSVVMRKNARRSDYWGCGVGFAGVCLLIMPEIAMGSDLIWILSCIAILIGEIGYSVGSLATRKLSFDMPDISPIMINAVQMMYGGAALLLLSLFSEQVQWNGILTLPALGSVLYLTIVGSMLGHSLYAWLLKATNAFFPSTWLFVSPIIALGLGAFLYGEAISLYSIVGSLLIIGGILILNLPELRARRIARRVASST from the coding sequence ATGATTATTTTTAACTACTTGCTTATGTGCGCCATATTCAGCACGACGTTTCTCGCCATCAAGATTGGCGTTGAAGCAGGACTGCCGCCGTTTCTCTCGGCGGGACTTCGGTTTCTTCTCGCGGGCGCCATCATCTTCCTGTGGATGGTATTGCAGCGGAAGGTAAAACCAAGCCTTCTCCTGCACAAGGAATTCCTTCTAATCGGGATGACCAGTACATTCTTGACGTTTGCAACGCTATATTGGGCCGAGCAGCACGTGTCCTCAGGGATCGCTGCCATCCTATCGGCAACAGGCCCCATGATGATTCTGATGATTCAATCGGTTGTAATGCGAAAGAATGCCCGGCGCAGTGATTATTGGGGGTGCGGGGTCGGTTTTGCGGGAGTATGTTTGCTTATCATGCCCGAGATAGCAATGGGGAGCGACCTCATCTGGATTCTGAGCTGCATCGCCATTCTTATAGGCGAAATCGGTTATAGCGTGGGCTCCCTCGCTACCCGAAAATTATCCTTTGACATGCCGGATATCTCGCCAATTATGATCAATGCGGTGCAGATGATGTATGGCGGCGCTGCCCTATTGCTGTTATCCCTGTTCAGTGAACAGGTACAATGGAATGGTATTCTAACGCTGCCAGCCCTCGGTTCTGTCTTGTATTTAACGATAGTCGGCTCGATGCTGGGGCATAGTCTGTATGCTTGGCTGCTAAAAGCAACAAATGCCTTTTTTCCGTCTACCTGGCTCTTTGTTTCTCCGATCATCGCGTTAGGATTAGGCGCATTTCTGTACGGCGAAGCGATTTCTCTTTATTCCATCGTCGGCAGCTTGCTCATCATCGGCGGAATACTGATCTTGAATCTGCCTGAGCTTCGAGCACGCCGGATCGCGCGCCGTGTGGCTTCAAGCACTTGA
- the gcvH gene encoding glycine cleavage system protein GcvH — MSEIRENLVYSDDHEWALKVDGNVVRVGISDHAQCQLGDIVFVELPETGAVVAAGDSIGTIESVKTVSELYSPVSGTITKVNASLEDLPELVNEEPYEGGWIIEVEVEGDLEEALGKLLTAEAYRAKVD; from the coding sequence ATGAGCGAAATCAGAGAGAATTTGGTCTACAGCGACGATCATGAATGGGCATTGAAGGTAGATGGTAATGTGGTGCGCGTCGGTATTTCCGATCATGCGCAATGTCAGCTGGGCGATATCGTATTCGTTGAACTCCCCGAGACCGGCGCTGTCGTTGCCGCAGGTGACAGCATCGGTACCATTGAGTCGGTCAAAACCGTATCGGAACTGTATTCCCCTGTTTCAGGTACCATCACGAAAGTGAATGCTTCTCTGGAAGACCTGCCGGAGCTTGTGAACGAAGAGCCGTACGAAGGCGGTTGGATCATTGAGGTTGAGGTGGAAGGTGACCTGGAGGAAGCACTCGGAAAGCTGCTGACTGCAGAGGCATATCGTGCCAAAGTGGATTAA
- the gcvT gene encoding glycine cleavage system aminomethyltransferase GcvT, which yields MSSLQRTPLYPLYSDFPSARCIDFGGWELPVQFSGIVQEHEAVRKHAGLFDVSHMGEFIVTGQDAEAFIQKMTTNDVTRISMGQAQYTLMCYDNGGTVDDLLVYKLSADRFMLVVNASNIDKDLQWLQDHLAGDVTIRNVSAETALIALQGPAAVNIMSQATTEVLDELPSFHFIQNAQVCGCSALLSRTGYTGEDGFEIYCSAEDAPAIWRELLTAGEPHGLVPTGLGARDTLRFEAKLPLYGQELSSTISPLEASLGFFVKLDSGDFIGREALQQQKQDGVPRKLVGIELIDRGIPRSHYPVYNHEGEPIGEVTSGTQSPSLKRNLGLALIETPYTSLDTEVWVEIRGKKLKAKVVKTPFYKRGAALT from the coding sequence ATGAGTTCATTACAACGTACACCGCTTTACCCGCTTTATTCCGATTTTCCTTCTGCCCGCTGCATCGACTTTGGCGGCTGGGAACTGCCCGTGCAATTTTCAGGCATTGTGCAAGAGCATGAAGCCGTACGCAAGCACGCCGGCCTGTTCGACGTCTCCCATATGGGTGAATTTATCGTCACCGGACAAGACGCTGAAGCATTTATCCAGAAGATGACCACGAATGACGTAACCCGCATATCGATGGGTCAGGCCCAATACACGTTGATGTGTTACGACAACGGCGGTACGGTAGATGACCTGCTTGTGTATAAACTGTCGGCTGACCGATTTATGCTGGTTGTTAACGCATCCAACATCGACAAAGACCTCCAGTGGCTTCAAGACCATCTTGCAGGTGATGTCACCATCCGTAATGTGTCCGCTGAGACGGCTCTGATTGCACTTCAGGGACCTGCGGCCGTGAACATCATGTCACAGGCCACGACTGAGGTCTTAGACGAACTCCCCTCCTTCCATTTTATCCAGAACGCACAGGTTTGCGGCTGCTCCGCCCTACTGTCCCGTACCGGTTATACCGGAGAAGACGGCTTTGAAATTTATTGCTCCGCTGAGGATGCTCCCGCAATTTGGAGAGAGCTCTTAACCGCCGGAGAACCACATGGCCTTGTTCCAACCGGACTGGGCGCACGTGATACACTCCGTTTCGAAGCGAAACTGCCATTGTACGGCCAAGAGCTTTCGAGCACGATCTCTCCGCTTGAAGCCAGTCTCGGGTTCTTTGTGAAGCTGGACAGCGGCGATTTCATCGGTCGGGAAGCGCTTCAACAGCAAAAACAAGACGGTGTGCCGCGTAAGCTGGTCGGCATTGAACTCATCGATCGCGGTATCCCGCGCTCCCACTATCCCGTATACAACCATGAAGGAGAACCCATCGGTGAAGTGACCAGCGGTACCCAATCCCCTTCACTCAAGCGAAATCTCGGATTGGCCTTGATCGAAACGCCATATACGAGCCTCGATACCGAGGTATGGGTTGAGATCCGCGGTAAGAAGTTAAAAGCCAAAGTAGTAAAGACACCATTCTACAAAAGAGGAGCTGCCTTAACATGA
- the gcvPA gene encoding aminomethyl-transferring glycine dehydrogenase subunit GcvPA, translated as MKHRYLPMTDQDQADMLAAVGAETIEDLFADIPQAVRYNGVLPMSKRLGEPELLKHMRDLSDRNADFDRYTSFLGAGLYDHHIPVVLNHVISRSEFYTAYTPYQPEISQGELQAIFEFQSYICELTGMKVANASMYDGSTALAEAAALASGATKRKKIVISRAVHPEAREIVLTSARGLDLEVVEVGIVNGATDQDALAAAITEDTAAVLLQSPNFFGCIEDVKSIEPLVHEKKALLVLSVNPLSLGLLESPGVLGADIVVGDAQPLGIPASLGGPTCGFFAVSEPLMRRIPGRIVGQTVDQDGKRGFVLTLQAREQHIRREKATSNICSNQALLALCASVYMSTLGKAGMQEAALLNVRKSHYAADRVAKGSLSLPFSSPFFNEFVVKLPEGTNVKEINSKLLRAGYIGGYDLGAAYPELRGCMLIAVTERRTKEEIDQFIGELEAIV; from the coding sequence ATGAAGCATCGTTACTTGCCTATGACGGATCAGGATCAAGCCGATATGCTTGCTGCGGTCGGCGCGGAAACGATCGAAGATCTGTTTGCCGATATCCCCCAAGCGGTCCGTTACAACGGCGTCCTCCCCATGTCAAAACGGCTGGGTGAGCCTGAACTTCTGAAGCATATGCGTGACCTATCGGACCGAAATGCCGATTTTGACCGTTATACAAGCTTTCTCGGGGCCGGTTTGTACGACCACCATATTCCGGTTGTGCTCAATCATGTGATTTCCCGCTCTGAATTCTACACGGCGTATACGCCATACCAACCGGAGATCAGCCAAGGCGAGCTGCAAGCGATTTTTGAATTTCAATCCTATATCTGTGAATTGACCGGCATGAAAGTGGCCAATGCCAGCATGTATGACGGTTCCACGGCGCTTGCTGAGGCTGCGGCTCTCGCCAGCGGTGCAACCAAACGGAAGAAAATCGTCATATCGCGTGCCGTCCATCCCGAAGCCCGGGAAATCGTTTTGACTTCGGCTCGCGGCCTCGATCTGGAAGTCGTGGAAGTCGGCATCGTCAATGGTGCTACCGACCAGGATGCGCTCGCCGCTGCCATAACGGAAGATACCGCCGCCGTCCTTCTGCAATCACCGAACTTCTTCGGCTGCATTGAAGACGTGAAATCGATCGAACCGCTGGTTCATGAGAAAAAAGCATTGCTTGTCCTGAGCGTAAACCCGCTGTCCCTCGGTTTACTGGAATCCCCTGGCGTGCTTGGAGCCGACATCGTTGTCGGCGATGCCCAGCCGCTCGGCATTCCAGCTTCTCTTGGCGGACCGACGTGCGGATTCTTCGCGGTATCCGAGCCGCTGATGCGCCGCATTCCCGGACGTATTGTGGGTCAAACCGTCGATCAGGACGGCAAACGCGGTTTTGTACTGACGCTGCAGGCACGTGAACAACATATTCGCCGCGAAAAAGCAACGTCGAACATCTGCTCGAACCAGGCGCTGCTCGCGCTGTGTGCATCCGTTTATATGTCCACCCTGGGTAAAGCAGGCATGCAAGAGGCAGCGCTTCTGAATGTGCGCAAATCCCATTATGCTGCCGACCGTGTCGCCAAAGGCTCCCTCTCCCTTCCATTCAGCTCGCCGTTCTTCAATGAGTTTGTGGTAAAGCTGCCTGAAGGAACGAACGTGAAGGAGATCAACTCGAAGCTTCTGCGTGCAGGTTACATCGGAGGTTATGATCTTGGCGCTGCGTACCCTGAGCTTCGAGGATGTATGCTGATCGCTGTGACCGAACGGCGGACGAAGGAAGAAATCGACCAATTTATTGGTGAATTGGAGGCGATCGTATGA
- the gcvPB gene encoding aminomethyl-transferring glycine dehydrogenase subunit GcvPB: MKPEKALIFELSKPGRVAYSLPECDVPEIDAASLIPEGLLRSKPAELPEVYEVDVIRHYTELSRRNFGIDNGFYPLGSCTMKYNPKINEDVARFAGFAKIHPYQPEESIQGALELLYTLQNDLAALTGMDQVTLQPAAGAHGEWTGLMLIRAYHESRGEKRTKVIVPDSSHGTNPASATVAGYDTITIKSNERGMVDLEALRAVVGDDTAALMLTNPSTLGLFEEQIVEIAEIVHEAGGLLYYDGANSNAIMGITRPGDMGFDVVHLNLHKTMSTPHGGGGPGAGPVGVKSLLIPFLPKPIVSKREDGTYYWDYDRPQSIGRVKAFYGNFGILVRAYTYIRTYGPEGLRRVSELAVLNANYMMHRLAPYYEVAYPGLCKHEFVLSGKKLKEFGVRTLDVAKRLLDFGYHPPTIYFPLNVEECIMIEPTETESKETLDGFIDTMIQIAKEAETTPEVVVGAPYTTVVKRLDETTAARKPVLNCTCG; the protein is encoded by the coding sequence ATGAAACCGGAAAAAGCATTGATATTCGAACTCAGCAAGCCCGGCCGTGTCGCCTATTCCCTTCCCGAATGCGACGTACCGGAGATCGACGCCGCATCATTAATACCAGAGGGCCTGCTGCGCAGCAAACCGGCCGAACTGCCGGAAGTATATGAAGTGGATGTCATTCGTCACTATACGGAGCTGTCGCGGCGTAATTTCGGCATCGATAACGGCTTCTACCCGCTCGGCTCATGCACGATGAAATACAACCCGAAGATCAATGAGGACGTTGCCCGTTTTGCCGGCTTTGCCAAGATTCATCCGTACCAGCCAGAAGAAAGCATTCAAGGCGCTCTGGAGCTGCTTTACACCCTGCAGAATGATCTGGCGGCACTTACCGGGATGGATCAAGTAACGCTGCAGCCCGCTGCGGGTGCGCATGGGGAGTGGACGGGACTCATGCTGATCCGTGCTTACCATGAAAGCCGCGGCGAGAAACGAACCAAGGTCATTGTTCCTGACTCCTCGCACGGCACCAACCCAGCCAGCGCAACGGTTGCCGGTTACGACACGATCACGATTAAATCCAATGAGCGCGGCATGGTTGATCTGGAGGCTCTGCGCGCCGTCGTTGGTGATGATACGGCCGCACTAATGCTGACGAACCCGAGCACGCTCGGACTATTTGAAGAGCAAATCGTGGAAATCGCCGAAATCGTGCACGAGGCAGGCGGTCTTCTCTACTATGATGGAGCCAATTCCAACGCCATCATGGGCATCACCCGCCCAGGCGACATGGGCTTCGACGTGGTCCATCTCAACCTGCACAAAACGATGAGCACGCCGCATGGCGGCGGTGGCCCCGGTGCAGGCCCTGTCGGCGTAAAGAGTTTGTTGATCCCGTTCCTGCCAAAACCGATCGTGTCCAAACGCGAGGATGGCACCTATTATTGGGATTACGATCGTCCGCAATCCATCGGCCGCGTGAAGGCGTTCTATGGCAACTTTGGCATCCTGGTCCGCGCCTACACGTATATTCGCACCTATGGACCGGAAGGACTTCGCCGTGTCTCGGAGCTTGCAGTGCTGAATGCCAACTATATGATGCACCGTCTGGCTCCATATTACGAAGTTGCCTACCCTGGCCTGTGCAAGCACGAATTCGTGCTATCCGGCAAAAAACTAAAAGAGTTTGGCGTGCGGACCCTGGATGTTGCCAAGCGGCTGCTTGATTTTGGCTATCATCCGCCAACCATCTACTTCCCGCTCAACGTAGAGGAATGCATTATGATAGAGCCGACCGAGACGGAGAGTAAAGAAACACTGGACGGTTTCATTGACACGATGATCCAGATTGCCAAAGAAGCCGAAACCACGCCAGAGGTTGTCGTAGGCGCCCCTTATACCACGGTCGTGAAACGACTTGACGAAACGACGGCGGCACGTAAACCGGTTCTGAACTGCACCTGTGGTTAA
- a CDS encoding arylamine N-acetyltransferase family protein has protein sequence MSNPIHGLDVNPYLERIGYTGPIVNSAYMLARLQEQHVHTVPYENLDILDRIPLSLDIPDLYDKIVTRHRGGYCFELNALFGWLLQKLGFKVTHYFGRFWRDETDTPAKRRHHILQVDIEEQRYIADVGVGGAGPRHPLELVDGLVQTQGNETYRLVQTEAYCWMLEEWKKEAWDPVFSFTEEPNLPRDFITTSFWCEYAPDSPFNKTARVSIRTAEGRNTVDDDEFRIYKAGGVHTFKPGNAREYAEALYTYFGIPIHK, from the coding sequence ATGAGTAACCCGATACATGGCCTGGATGTAAACCCATATCTTGAGCGTATTGGATACACGGGCCCGATTGTAAACAGCGCTTATATGCTCGCCAGATTGCAGGAACAGCATGTACATACCGTACCCTATGAAAATCTCGATATCCTTGATCGAATTCCACTGTCCCTGGATATCCCCGATCTTTACGATAAAATCGTAACTCGGCATCGCGGCGGCTATTGCTTCGAGCTCAATGCGTTGTTTGGCTGGCTGCTGCAGAAACTGGGATTCAAGGTCACTCATTACTTCGGACGCTTCTGGCGGGATGAAACCGATACGCCTGCTAAACGTCGGCATCATATTCTGCAGGTGGATATTGAAGAACAACGATATATTGCCGATGTCGGCGTCGGAGGAGCCGGACCTCGCCATCCTCTGGAATTGGTGGATGGCCTTGTGCAGACCCAGGGGAACGAGACCTATCGGCTCGTCCAAACTGAAGCGTATTGCTGGATGCTCGAAGAGTGGAAAAAAGAAGCCTGGGATCCCGTCTTCTCCTTTACGGAAGAACCTAACCTGCCGAGAGATTTCATCACCACTTCATTCTGGTGCGAGTATGCCCCCGATTCGCCTTTTAACAAAACGGCTCGCGTATCCATTCGTACGGCAGAAGGCAGAAACACCGTGGATGATGACGAATTCAGAATTTACAAAGCCGGCGGCGTCCACACCTTTAAACCGGGCAATGCACGGGAATATGCCGAAGCACTCTATACATATTTCGGCATTCCTATCCATAAATAA
- a CDS encoding nucleoside deaminase — MSEHNHEYWMRQAIAEAHRNVQHVEGGPFGAIVVKDGQVIGRGRNLVTALNDPTAHAEVQAIREACQHLEDFQLKGCTIYTSCEPCPMCLGAIYWSRPDAVYYASTKKDAAEIGFDDHFIYDEIAMPMDQRSIPMKQVQTADYLLPFQAWSAAERKVEY, encoded by the coding sequence ATGAGCGAACATAATCATGAGTACTGGATGCGTCAAGCGATTGCAGAGGCCCATCGAAACGTTCAACATGTGGAGGGTGGTCCTTTTGGAGCGATTGTGGTGAAGGATGGTCAAGTGATCGGCAGGGGCCGTAATTTGGTTACCGCGCTGAACGACCCGACGGCTCATGCCGAGGTGCAAGCCATAAGGGAAGCATGTCAACACCTGGAGGATTTCCAATTAAAAGGCTGTACGATTTATACCAGCTGCGAGCCTTGTCCGATGTGTCTGGGGGCCATCTACTGGTCCAGACCTGATGCCGTTTATTATGCAAGCACGAAGAAGGATGCGGCTGAGATCGGATTCGACGATCATTTCATATACGATGAAATCGCGATGCCGATGGACCAGCGCTCCATCCCAATGAAGCAGGTTCAAACAGCGGATTATTTGCTGCCATTTCAAGCGTGGAGCGCAGCCGAGCGCAAAGTCGAATATTAA